Part of the Anopheles coluzzii chromosome 3, AcolN3, whole genome shotgun sequence genome is shown below.
GATTATCGATCATTATTCTTCTGATACATTTTAACATCATGTAAAgcaatatttatataaattgtatggcattttgattatttccTCACCTTTGGATTATTATAGCGTGTACGTTCTAAAAGTCGGAGACATCCATTCCACCAGAAAACAGTTCCTGTAATGTAAATTAATGGAAAAACTTGATTAGACTCGTCACAAAAACCATTCATTATCGTTTACTAGAAGCTAATGCTTCAGTTGGCCGTTCTTTTTACTCAATCATTAAATTCTTGAAATATTTGTGCAGAACATTCATCATTCAAAAGAACAGCGAATCTAATGTGTTAATTTACACAGAACATACCTCTTCAAATGATGAGGATCACTGAAAGTGAGTGTGAGAACGAGCACTTTGGGGGCTTCGAAAGAAATTTctgaaaagtaaaataatggAAATATTATGATTAGATTCAGAGAACTAACTAAGTCAGCATTTTAGTATTTAGCATCGTCATTGAATTCTTCAGTTGGCCGTTCAATATCTCAATCATCACATTCTTGAAACAATTGGTAAGAACATTCATCATTCGAAAGAAAAGCGTATATGATATTTCAATGAACGCAAACCTACCTTCGTGAATGATTTTTCCTTATGTTTGCTCCGGTTTTAGAAACTTCCCCTGGACAAATATTCTTGGCACATCGATATTTTCCTTTGGGTTTACCGTGCGCCGATGAATGTAGCTGTTCACCATCACCGTAAAGCCGGTCTGGCAGAACAATTTCGATACTTCCTCCTCGGCAAAGTAGTAGCTTCTCGTACCGTCCTGTCGCATGTAGAAATTTTCCGCTATCTTATGCCCTGGCTTGAACCGTAACTGAGCCATATCGTACAGGCCGTAATCGCGGAACAGCACAACCCCTCCCGGCTTCAACAGCCGGTAAATGTTGGCCACCGTCGATTGGAACTTTTCCGGATGTATAGCGGACAGTACGAAGATCAGCGTAACTATGTCCAGGCTGGCCTCGGGTAGCGCCTGGAACACTTCCTCCGTCGTGATGTCGCAGGCGAACGCTTTCATGTACCGCTCATCGTACAGGTTATGTTTCCGCACCAGCTCCACGGCACGTGGTGACAGATCACACGCATAGATGAAGTAGTCACGATGCCCGTCTTCGATTAGAGGAAATATTAAATTCCCAACACCGCACCCAATTTCTAGCAGCTTTTTCTCAACGCTTATCCTTTCCACGTTGTCCGGCTTGGCCAGTGGCGAGGAGCTAGCAGCGGCTGCCGGATCTTCACCCGCCAGCAGCTCGCTAAACTCACGCGTCGTCCAGTGGCGATCTTTGAAGAACCGGTTTTCATTTCGCTTGTAGAACAAATCCCAATGCTTGCGGGCCTCTTGCTCTAATTTCAGCGCTTGGAATGGCGTCACAAGGCGTTTGTTCTGCTCCTCCAATTTGGTCCTTTCCTCCTCGGTGAGAATTTTGGCCGCATCGGTCACAACGTCACCCAGATTGAAAGCCTTTTGCTTGGGAAACCGATCCACGCTCGAAGGATCCACAGTTTTGGAATCA
Proteins encoded:
- the LOC120955355 gene encoding tRNA N(3)-methylcytidine methyltransferase METTL6 translates to MDEPVDSKTVDPSSVDRFPKQKAFNLGDVVTDAAKILTEEERTKLEEQNKRLVTPFQALKLEQEARKHWDLFYKRNENRFFKDRHWTTREFSELLAGEDPAAAASSSPLAKPDNVERISVEKKLLEIGCGVGNLIFPLIEDGHRDYFIYACDLSPRAVELVRKHNLYDERYMKAFACDITTEEVFQALPEASLDIVTLIFVLSAIHPEKFQSTVANIYRLLKPGGVVLFRDYGLYDMAQLRFKPGHKIAENFYMRQDGTRSYYFAEEEVSKLFCQTGFTVMVNSYIHRRTVNPKENIDVPRIFVQGKFLKPEQT